In a single window of the Terriglobales bacterium genome:
- a CDS encoding elongation factor P: MAIPATQLRPGMIIRHNNELCSVFSVEHRTPGNLR; the protein is encoded by the coding sequence ATGGCAATTCCCGCCACCCAACTGCGCCCGGGCATGATCATCCGCCACAACAACGAGCTGTGCTCGGTGTTCTCGGTGGAGCACCGCACTCCCGGCAACCTGCGCG
- a CDS encoding YtxH domain-containing protein has product MFKSFGDYRASDRSSVGTAITFLFIGLGAGALAALLFAPQSGKQTRRLLKRKYDDAVGDLGERAEEWVEKGSEWARDAREAAEEKIAPLRNRVKNL; this is encoded by the coding sequence ATGTTCAAGAGCTTTGGAGATTACCGGGCCTCGGACCGCAGCTCCGTCGGCACCGCCATCACCTTCCTGTTCATCGGGCTGGGTGCGGGCGCGCTGGCGGCCCTCCTGTTTGCGCCGCAATCGGGCAAGCAGACCCGGCGCCTGCTGAAACGCAAGTACGACGACGCGGTGGGCGACTTGGGCGAGCGCGCCGAGGAGTGGGTGGAGAAGGGCAGCGAGTGGGCCCGCGACGCCCGGGAAGCGGCGGAAGAGAAGATCGCCCCCCTGCGCAACCGCGTCAAGAACCTCTAG
- a CDS encoding energy transducer TonB yields the protein MPTLFGGGLGTYQARPANFLLSFLLHILAVATVLASSMFVWSHKVEIQKRVANVVTDISPYLLSPAKDQAGGGGGGGDRDVLAASKGILPKFSREQLAPPAAVIRNLNPALAVEPTVVVPPQIKMPQVGTQYGDPLTGVLGPPSNGTGSGGGIGSGSGGGVGSGRGPGVGPGWGGGIGGGVYHVGGGVSAPRLIYGPDPDYSEEARKAKYQGAVVLWVVIGPDGRVHDAQVRRSLGMGLDEKALEAVKSWKFEPALKDNTPVAVQVAIEVNFHLY from the coding sequence TTGCCCACGCTGTTCGGGGGAGGCCTGGGTACCTACCAGGCGCGTCCTGCCAACTTCCTGCTCTCCTTCCTGCTGCACATCCTGGCGGTGGCCACGGTCCTGGCCTCCAGCATGTTCGTCTGGAGCCACAAGGTGGAGATCCAGAAGCGCGTGGCCAACGTAGTCACCGACATCAGCCCCTACCTGCTCTCCCCGGCCAAAGACCAGGCGGGAGGCGGGGGCGGGGGCGGCGACCGCGACGTGCTGGCCGCCTCCAAGGGCATCCTGCCCAAGTTCTCCCGGGAGCAGCTCGCGCCGCCGGCGGCGGTGATCCGCAATCTCAATCCCGCGCTCGCGGTCGAGCCCACCGTGGTGGTGCCTCCGCAGATCAAGATGCCGCAGGTGGGAACGCAGTACGGCGACCCGCTCACCGGGGTGCTGGGCCCGCCCTCCAACGGCACCGGCTCCGGCGGCGGCATCGGCTCGGGCTCGGGCGGCGGCGTGGGCTCCGGACGCGGTCCCGGCGTGGGACCGGGCTGGGGCGGCGGCATCGGCGGCGGCGTCTATCACGTGGGCGGAGGCGTCAGCGCCCCGCGCCTGATCTACGGTCCCGATCCCGACTATTCGGAAGAGGCGCGCAAGGCCAAGTACCAGGGCGCGGTGGTGCTTTGGGTGGTGATCGGGCCGGACGGCCGCGTCCACGACGCCCAGGTGCGTCGCTCTCTGGGCATGGGCCTGGACGAGAAGGCGCTGGAGGCGGTGAAGAGCTGGAAGTTCGAGCCCGCCCTCAAGGACAACACTCCGGTCGCGGTGCAGGTGGCCATCGAGGTCAACTTCCACCTCTACTGA
- a CDS encoding PilZ domain-containing protein, translated as MSPSSQERRNARRFSLSLPLALEAAGQPARATETRDVSARGVYFLLDSGLQEGVSFEFTLTLPPEMTMTESVQVRCRARVVRVRSEDDKVGVAAVIEQYDFLEEG; from the coding sequence ATGTCCCCAAGCTCGCAGGAACGGCGCAACGCGCGGCGCTTCAGCCTCAGCCTGCCTCTGGCGCTGGAGGCCGCCGGCCAGCCCGCCCGCGCCACCGAGACCCGCGACGTGAGCGCCCGCGGGGTCTACTTCCTGCTCGACTCCGGACTGCAGGAGGGAGTCAGCTTCGAGTTCACCCTCACCCTGCCGCCGGAGATGACCATGACGGAAAGCGTGCAGGTGCGCTGCCGGGCGCGGGTGGTGCGGGTCCGGAGCGAGGACGACAAGGTCGGGGTGGCCGCCGTCATCGAGCAATACGATTTCCTCGAGGAAGGCTGA